Proteins encoded by one window of Yersinia massiliensis:
- a CDS encoding GDYXXLXY domain-containing protein, with protein MQTKPILKWLAGGVVVLALIVTNASIYMKEQLLKHGAIVILELAPVDPRSLMQGDYMVLNYALTQPLQQTMYQQREACLEDTNACIQPSGRLVLNLDEQRHVTNAVFDQGQPLQPQEIVMKYHLSSGSINIGTPSYFFQEGNAERFAGARYGEFRVDNDGTALLTYLLDENGKRILP; from the coding sequence ATGCAAACTAAGCCTATTCTAAAATGGTTGGCTGGTGGTGTGGTGGTGTTGGCACTCATCGTGACCAATGCTTCTATTTACATGAAAGAGCAGCTATTAAAGCACGGCGCGATAGTGATCCTAGAACTGGCTCCGGTAGACCCACGCTCCCTGATGCAAGGGGATTATATGGTGCTGAATTATGCGCTGACTCAACCATTACAGCAGACAATGTATCAGCAGCGCGAGGCTTGCCTCGAGGATACAAATGCCTGTATACAGCCTAGCGGAAGATTGGTCTTGAATTTAGATGAGCAACGGCATGTGACGAATGCAGTATTTGATCAAGGGCAACCTCTTCAGCCGCAGGAAATAGTGATGAAATATCATCTCTCATCCGGTTCAATAAATATTGGTACGCCGAGCTATTTCTTTCAGGAAGGGAATGCCGAACGCTTCGCTGGTGCGCGTTACGGTGAGTTCCGCGTCGATAATGACGGCACTGCGCTACTGACTTATCTGCTAGATGAAAATGGAAAACGTATTCTTCCCTGA
- a CDS encoding TonB family protein, protein MKNKMKIGLLVLCFSSPYQVTANANDSISSNDVPQLIERNIEIYPSRAWAHDKEGYVKITYDINAAGKVENAKVVEAEPKNLFEKSALDSIYKWKYESNKPTRGMEVTINYKKPK, encoded by the coding sequence ATGAAAAATAAAATGAAGATTGGACTTCTGGTGTTGTGCTTTTCATCTCCTTATCAGGTCACAGCTAATGCGAATGATTCAATTTCAAGTAATGATGTGCCGCAGTTAATTGAGCGAAATATTGAAATATATCCTTCTCGTGCCTGGGCGCACGATAAAGAAGGGTATGTGAAGATTACTTATGATATTAACGCTGCCGGAAAGGTTGAGAACGCAAAGGTTGTTGAGGCCGAACCTAAGAATCTCTTTGAGAAATCAGCCTTAGACTCTATCTATAAATGGAAGTATGAGTCTAATAAGCCAACCCGTGGCATGGAAGTCACCATAAACTACAAGAAGCCGAAATAA
- a CDS encoding Ig-like domain-containing protein has product MGLTVQLTPNVLPAGATDKTGVWTTSDATKATVSSTGLVTRIAVGTATITFTTNDGAKTGTSNITITA; this is encoded by the coding sequence ATGGGGTTGACTGTTCAATTAACACCGAATGTTCTACCTGCGGGCGCTACCGATAAAACTGGCGTATGGACAACCTCTGACGCAACCAAGGCAACGGTTAGCTCAACTGGTTTGGTCACACGCATTGCAGTCGGCACGGCGACAATCACATTCACCACGAATGATGGCGCTAAAACCGGAACGAGTAATATCACTATCACGGCGTAA
- a CDS encoding DUF1120 domain-containing protein gives MKKQLTVLAFLILCATAAHAAPPTAELKVKGKIGVPTCNINAPDSGVYNFGNISSTQIKSGTTTTELPKMSKSWTIICDAPTYLNVTPVDNRAATASSTETKARFGLGSINGNGKIGFYWVVLSNAKVDNQPSNLYYTSTNAFTSVATSANLWSGSVTGWASAANTQTAGKVFSADFEVQPVLAGVTDMKGTITEDTKIDGSLTMNFAFGI, from the coding sequence ATGAAAAAGCAATTGACTGTGTTGGCCTTTCTGATTTTATGCGCAACAGCTGCGCACGCAGCACCCCCAACAGCTGAATTAAAAGTTAAAGGGAAAATAGGTGTTCCGACATGTAATATTAATGCACCAGACAGCGGTGTTTATAATTTTGGTAATATAAGTTCAACTCAGATTAAATCAGGCACAACAACGACTGAATTACCTAAAATGAGTAAAAGTTGGACAATAATCTGTGATGCCCCGACTTACCTGAACGTAACCCCTGTTGATAATCGGGCAGCTACAGCGAGTTCGACTGAAACTAAGGCAAGATTTGGTCTGGGTTCTATCAACGGCAACGGAAAAATTGGATTCTACTGGGTGGTGCTGTCTAATGCCAAGGTTGATAATCAGCCATCCAATCTGTACTACACGAGTACCAATGCTTTTACTTCTGTTGCCACCTCAGCAAATCTTTGGTCTGGTTCTGTTACAGGCTGGGCATCTGCTGCAAACACCCAAACGGCAGGTAAAGTATTTAGTGCTGATTTTGAGGTCCAACCGGTATTGGCTGGTGTAACTGATATGAAAGGCACTATCACTGAAGATACTAAAATTGACGGCTCTTTGACGATGAATTTTGCCTTTGGTATCTAG
- the tolA gene encoding cell envelope integrity protein TolA, with product MNLKTPQPISELSTPSEVGSYYKQITEAISRELHDADLYKGRTCSLRIRILRDGTLADVRASDGDPELCQAAIIAIKKAKIPKPPSEEIYQVFKDAPVLFII from the coding sequence GTGAATCTTAAGACTCCCCAGCCTATTAGTGAATTAAGCACCCCTTCAGAGGTGGGTAGCTATTACAAGCAAATTACAGAGGCTATTAGCCGAGAGCTTCATGATGCCGATTTGTACAAAGGCCGAACTTGCTCTCTACGGATCCGTATCTTGCGGGATGGTACTTTAGCCGATGTAAGGGCGTCCGATGGAGATCCTGAGCTATGTCAGGCCGCTATCATTGCGATTAAAAAAGCTAAAATCCCGAAACCGCCAAGTGAAGAAATCTATCAAGTATTCAAGGATGCACCTGTCTTATTCATTATCTAG
- the folD gene encoding bifunctional methylenetetrahydrofolate dehydrogenase/methenyltetrahydrofolate cyclohydrolase FolD translates to MSAKIIDGKTIAQQVRNEVAALVQKRLAAGKRAPGLAVVLVGENPASQIYVASKRKACEEVGFISRSYDLPMSTTEAELLALIDSLNDDNDIDGILVQLPLPAGIDNVKVLERIHPDKDVDGFHPYNVGRLCQRAPKLRPCTPRGIVTLLERYDIPTYGLNAVVVGASNIVGRPMSLELLLAGCTTTVTHRFTKNLRQHIENADLLVVAVGKPGFIPGEWIKPGAIVIDVGINRLESGKVVGDVEFDVAVERAGWITPVPGGVGPMTVATLIQNTLQACEEYHDITEN, encoded by the coding sequence ATGTCAGCAAAAATTATTGATGGTAAAACGATTGCGCAGCAGGTAAGAAACGAAGTTGCTGCGTTAGTACAAAAACGCCTGGCTGCGGGTAAGCGTGCACCGGGCCTTGCCGTTGTGTTAGTGGGTGAAAACCCTGCGTCACAAATTTATGTAGCCAGTAAACGTAAGGCATGCGAAGAGGTAGGCTTTATCTCCCGCTCTTATGACCTCCCGATGTCCACCACTGAAGCTGAATTATTGGCACTGATTGATTCATTGAATGACGATAATGATATCGATGGAATATTGGTGCAACTGCCGCTGCCTGCTGGCATTGATAATGTCAAAGTACTGGAGCGTATCCATCCAGATAAAGACGTCGATGGCTTCCATCCGTATAACGTTGGCCGTTTGTGCCAACGCGCGCCGAAACTACGCCCTTGTACCCCACGCGGCATCGTTACTCTGCTAGAGCGATATGATATCCCAACCTACGGCCTGAACGCTGTTGTCGTGGGTGCCTCCAATATCGTCGGTCGGCCGATGAGCCTTGAGCTGCTGTTGGCAGGCTGCACCACGACAGTTACTCATCGTTTTACCAAAAATCTGCGTCAACATATCGAAAACGCTGACTTATTGGTGGTTGCCGTAGGTAAACCCGGTTTCATCCCCGGTGAGTGGATTAAACCCGGTGCTATCGTGATTGATGTCGGTATTAACCGTTTGGAAAGTGGTAAAGTAGTCGGCGATGTAGAATTTGATGTTGCTGTTGAACGTGCCGGTTGGATTACACCCGTTCCGGGTGGCGTTGGGCCAATGACCGTTGCAACACTGATACAAAATACCTTGCAAGCCTGCGAGGAATATCACGACATCACTGAAAATTGA
- the ybcJ gene encoding ribosome-associated protein YbcJ: MEIFHLEKHPHVELCDLLKLQGWSDSGASAKAVIAEGHVKVNGNVETRKRCKIIADQIVEYQGMKVQVKA, from the coding sequence ATGGAAATTTTTCATTTAGAAAAACACCCGCATGTTGAGCTATGCGACTTATTAAAGTTGCAAGGCTGGAGTGATAGCGGTGCTTCAGCAAAAGCCGTCATTGCAGAGGGTCATGTAAAAGTTAACGGTAATGTCGAAACGCGCAAACGTTGTAAAATCATTGCTGATCAAATTGTTGAGTACCAAGGCATGAAAGTGCAGGTTAAAGCCTAA
- a CDS encoding PglL family O-oligosaccharyltransferase: MDIFCTDMIKVKIITISVITIYMLVAMHIYISNMGGSGLRLPSNIIGWITVFIVIFGSWCFLDRNSQLRFNHACLFFLAGLLLLFIPVFFPQNVPSKSGVIRVLALLGSIIFYFTLLQCHFKTKEKLFLLWVLLGAVLIETIITLAQIFLFEDNNWMEFNVNFSRPYGIFQQVNVMASFAATGLVVSLYLFLTKGGERVKSQTAYRSFNISDVILLLSFLLLPMTIVLLQSRIGYLGASLSCAAMLFIHYRRQRLWCWLSLIFICVGVLNGIILLLESHITTISHSGSNTERWLILTNTWEMIQDKLWLGWGYGSFEYSFHHFLADQTPSISMPRITHPHNEFLFWWVEGGFIALLGMLALFAGYLQLLFFAWRRKCLSLFILSLPIVLHTMTEYPLYQSVAHIITLLLLLSFIDSGTEANSTRTSVIANGFSCVVRFSSLCALYFLITGFKATLVLTDLERGGFISFSSARELYNPYINFSRYQFDEQVHNLMIFNTEKDISLLTGYLIWAENYSKFHVDENVYLNMIKITQFLNMHEKTSNLIHEASVLFNHSIEFTQRLNQLKTS; the protein is encoded by the coding sequence ATGGATATATTTTGTACAGATATGATAAAAGTAAAAATCATAACAATCAGTGTTATTACGATTTATATGCTAGTTGCAATGCATATCTATATTTCTAATATGGGCGGCTCAGGGTTACGTCTTCCCAGTAACATTATCGGTTGGATCACGGTTTTTATTGTGATTTTTGGTTCATGGTGTTTTTTGGATCGCAATAGTCAGCTACGATTTAATCATGCATGCTTGTTTTTTTTAGCAGGATTATTATTGTTATTTATACCTGTTTTTTTTCCGCAAAACGTGCCCAGTAAAAGTGGTGTTATTAGGGTGTTAGCCTTACTGGGTAGTATCATTTTTTATTTTACTTTGCTGCAATGCCATTTTAAAACTAAAGAGAAATTATTTTTACTATGGGTGTTGCTTGGCGCAGTTCTGATTGAAACGATAATAACACTCGCACAGATTTTTTTGTTTGAAGATAATAACTGGATGGAATTCAACGTTAATTTTAGTCGCCCTTATGGTATTTTTCAGCAAGTTAACGTTATGGCAAGTTTTGCGGCAACGGGTTTAGTAGTAAGTCTTTATTTATTTTTAACTAAGGGGGGCGAGCGAGTAAAATCTCAAACAGCATATCGTTCGTTCAATATCAGTGATGTTATTTTACTATTATCATTTCTATTACTCCCAATGACAATTGTTCTACTGCAATCTAGAATCGGTTATCTAGGGGCGTCATTGAGTTGCGCTGCAATGTTATTTATTCACTATCGACGACAACGACTTTGGTGCTGGCTGTCATTGATATTTATTTGTGTGGGAGTACTGAATGGTATTATCTTGTTATTGGAAAGCCACATTACGACAATCTCTCATTCAGGTTCTAATACTGAGCGATGGCTAATACTGACCAATACGTGGGAAATGATTCAAGATAAGCTCTGGCTAGGGTGGGGCTATGGTTCTTTTGAATATAGTTTTCACCACTTTCTGGCAGATCAGACACCCTCCATTTCAATGCCTCGGATCACTCATCCTCATAATGAGTTCTTATTTTGGTGGGTTGAAGGCGGTTTTATTGCGCTGCTAGGAATGTTGGCTTTATTCGCTGGTTATCTACAATTACTATTCTTTGCCTGGCGTAGGAAGTGTTTATCCTTATTCATATTAAGCTTACCAATTGTACTGCATACGATGACGGAGTATCCATTATATCAATCAGTTGCACATATTATTACGCTGCTTTTACTCTTATCTTTTATTGATAGCGGAACAGAAGCTAACTCCACCAGAACTTCAGTCATTGCTAATGGCTTTAGTTGTGTAGTGAGATTTTCATCTTTATGTGCACTCTACTTTCTGATCACTGGGTTTAAGGCCACGCTGGTATTGACCGATCTAGAACGTGGCGGATTTATTTCTTTTTCATCGGCCAGAGAACTGTATAACCCATATATCAATTTTTCGCGCTACCAGTTCGATGAACAAGTTCACAATTTGATGATTTTTAATACAGAAAAAGATATCAGTTTACTGACTGGATATTTGATATGGGCTGAGAATTACTCAAAATTTCACGTTGACGAAAATGTTTATCTCAACATGATAAAAATCACACAATTTTTAAATATGCATGAAAAAACCAGTAACCTAATTCACGAAGCGAGTGTGTTATTCAACCACAGCATTGAGTTTACGCAGCGTTTAAACCAATTAAAAACATCATAG
- a CDS encoding fimbrial protein has protein sequence MHCFLHNFWLIFAALFSINDAIATDVNLHGTLIESLPCTIKPGSENREVSLGPISDKYLYKNQRTIGRSFKLFLEGCDTKKTQSMTMVFSGQENPNLPGLLALAPNSQAKGIGIGLETMLGKKLPLDIRSDDIALNDGENIIPLRAYVAAEEEAISQRTITLGYFSAIATFKFTYN, from the coding sequence ATGCATTGTTTTTTACATAATTTCTGGCTGATTTTCGCTGCTTTATTTTCAATTAATGATGCTATTGCGACTGATGTTAATTTGCATGGTACATTAATTGAGTCACTTCCTTGTACCATAAAGCCCGGAAGTGAGAATCGTGAGGTGAGCTTAGGGCCAATATCAGATAAGTATCTTTATAAAAATCAGCGCACAATTGGGCGTTCATTTAAGCTTTTTTTAGAGGGCTGTGATACTAAAAAAACACAAAGTATGACGATGGTATTCAGTGGTCAAGAGAATCCAAATTTACCAGGACTATTGGCATTAGCACCAAATAGCCAAGCTAAGGGAATTGGGATTGGTCTCGAAACCATGCTCGGTAAAAAGCTACCCCTAGATATTCGAAGTGATGATATAGCTTTAAATGATGGCGAAAATATTATTCCCTTACGCGCATATGTTGCTGCTGAAGAAGAGGCAATTAGCCAAAGAACGATTACTCTAGGTTATTTTAGCGCCATTGCCACTTTCAAGTTTACTTACAATTAA
- a CDS encoding fimbrial protein codes for MYRIFTYCLLFGLVSTTETYAYNMYFHGTLINPPPCVISGAKQIDVDFSNSVETTKVDGINYKKPIDYTLACDVNPEFALKMQLKGDVSSFDQTLLLTSVEDLGIQIIRNGQKIDVNEWMYFQYKNIPLLEAVPVKNKDAILTGGKFDATATLLVEYI; via the coding sequence ATGTACCGTATTTTTACCTATTGCTTATTATTTGGATTAGTATCTACTACAGAAACTTACGCCTATAATATGTATTTTCACGGTACATTAATTAACCCACCGCCCTGTGTTATTAGTGGCGCTAAACAAATTGATGTGGATTTCAGTAACTCAGTAGAAACGACGAAAGTTGATGGCATTAATTATAAGAAACCCATTGATTATACTCTCGCCTGTGATGTGAATCCTGAGTTTGCATTAAAAATGCAATTGAAAGGGGATGTCAGCAGTTTTGATCAAACATTATTATTGACTTCAGTTGAAGATCTGGGGATTCAAATAATAAGGAATGGGCAGAAAATAGATGTTAATGAATGGATGTATTTTCAATATAAAAACATTCCGCTACTCGAAGCCGTTCCAGTCAAAAATAAAGATGCCATATTAACTGGTGGGAAATTTGACGCAACAGCCACTTTATTGGTCGAGTATATTTAG
- a CDS encoding fimbrial protein, protein MNISGVITEPPSCVINGGNTIDVDFGSKVMTNLVNGSNYLQKVTYSVTCKNSTSNSMRMKISGDTAGFSNTALKTSNDNLGIEFLLNGKVHSGWFDYTYPSIPKLEAVPIKRGGSVLETGFFDGTATLIVEFR, encoded by the coding sequence GTGAATATCAGTGGTGTTATTACAGAACCACCATCTTGCGTAATCAATGGTGGCAACACTATCGACGTAGATTTTGGTAGTAAAGTCATGACTAATTTGGTTAATGGGAGTAATTATCTGCAAAAAGTAACCTACTCTGTTACGTGTAAAAACTCGACCTCTAACAGTATGAGAATGAAAATTAGTGGCGACACTGCGGGTTTTTCCAATACTGCGCTTAAAACGAGTAATGATAATTTGGGTATTGAGTTCCTGCTCAATGGGAAAGTTCATAGTGGTTGGTTTGATTATACATATCCCTCTATTCCTAAACTTGAGGCTGTACCGATTAAGCGTGGCGGCTCAGTTTTGGAAACGGGTTTTTTTGACGGCACTGCGACGTTAATTGTTGAATTTAGATAA
- a CDS encoding fimbria/pilus periplasmic chaperone yields MKLRNTPIFILLLASIISQQAVAAIALDRTRVIVNGNEKSVSLSISNHNKQLPYLAQGWIEDELGNKITTPLTILPPIQRVEPGAESQIKVVAMPGVEQLSQEVETLFYFNIREIPPRSDKPNTLQIALQTRVKLFYRPKNIMPTKADMATPWQEKITLTRQGDSYLVANPTPYFITLVDAASHVKGKGANDFTPIMIAPKSTTSLGISAAALGKSPVLTYINDYGGRPKLIFNCNSENCEGSPVKS; encoded by the coding sequence ATGAAATTACGTAACACCCCTATTTTTATACTATTATTGGCTAGTATTATTAGCCAACAGGCTGTGGCTGCGATCGCATTGGATCGCACCCGAGTCATTGTTAATGGAAATGAAAAGTCAGTTAGTTTGAGTATTAGTAATCATAATAAGCAATTACCTTATCTCGCCCAAGGTTGGATTGAGGATGAATTAGGGAATAAAATCACTACGCCATTAACCATATTGCCTCCTATTCAGCGCGTTGAACCTGGTGCTGAAAGTCAGATAAAAGTTGTCGCCATGCCAGGCGTTGAGCAGTTATCGCAAGAGGTAGAGACGCTTTTTTATTTCAACATACGGGAAATACCACCACGCAGTGACAAACCTAATACGTTACAAATTGCCCTGCAAACCAGAGTGAAGTTGTTTTATCGCCCCAAAAATATTATGCCAACGAAAGCAGATATGGCTACACCGTGGCAAGAAAAGATCACACTTACTCGTCAAGGTGATAGTTATTTAGTGGCTAACCCCACTCCTTATTTTATTACTTTGGTGGATGCGGCTAGTCACGTAAAGGGAAAAGGCGCGAATGATTTTACGCCAATAATGATTGCACCGAAATCAACTACTTCACTGGGAATCTCTGCGGCAGCTTTGGGTAAATCTCCAGTACTGACGTATATAAACGATTACGGTGGACGACCAAAGTTGATATTTAATTGTAACAGTGAAAATTGTGAAGGTAGCCCAGTTAAATCGTGA